AGTTATCTTCTTCATCCAAGTAGTCAATCTCATAACAGCTGTTAGTGTGTCTGCATTATACCTCCCCTACTAGATACTAAGTTTCTTAAGAAGAATGATATAGTCTTCATTTTTGTATATCTACAGTACCACATATGTCTTGCAGACAGTAGGGACACGTTAATTTAATTCTGACTTGAAATTTGTTGACTGAAGGGCAGGAGTGGGGTGGTGCTGGTGTAGGTGGCAGTAGGGAAgtggaagaagaaaagatattACCTTGGGGGAAAGCTACCCACATAACCATAGTATCAGAGACTAATAAAGGAAGAGGTCTAcatcaaatgttatttttaaaaaaacagatgagtaagaattgaaaggaaaaaaaattactgaatttcGTGATTAAATGTCTCTGTGATAGGAAAGAAGTTAAATTTGAGGAATAAGTGAttgtatgttttcaaaaaatggtaGCACTGatcattacttatttatttatttattttagagacagggtctcactatgttgtccagactaaAGTTCAGTGGCTATTTACAGGCATAGTTGTTATgcattgcaaccttgaactcctagccttaaggGATTATCTTGCTTCgatctcctgagtaactgggactacaggaaggTGCCACCTTGCTTGGTGAGTAACACAGATCATTATAGCAAAAGATGAAAGGGTTTGGGGGATACAAGGAAATGCAGAAGACCCGTATATGGTTAAaggcaaagacaaaaaaaaataagtaaggaaAAGACTATAGATATTAGAAAAAACAAGGCTAAGACAATTTTTACAGtaaacaaaaactttattttgcTTAGGAAATTAGAAACCAGCCATTCTCCCTAACGATGATTGTCATCCATTTttgtaaagaaataggaaaaatagtAGATTCTAACACACTAGCATATTTACTTTTATGGCAGGAATACCCAGAGTTCAAAACCAACTAACAGAGCTTCACTAAAAACattttaaggctgggtgcggtggctcatgcctgcaatcccagcactgtgggaggccaaggcgggcagatcgcctgaggttgggagtttgagactagcctggccagcagggtgcaaccctgtttctactaaaaacacaaaaattagccgggcatggtggcgcatgcctgtaatcccagctacttgggaagctgaggcaggagaatcgcttgaacctgggaggtggaggttgcaatgagccaagacagcaccattgcactccagcctgggcaacacagcaagactccatctcaaaaaaaaaaaaattctaagagtTCATAAGAAAATTGCAGGGCAAATCAAATATGTAAATTTAACCAACTTAAGCATACCTATATTTTGTGGTCTAATCAATTACAAATTGGTATAATTTTGTGACatggaaaaaattcaaataatttcaagTCTCTACAAAGGTTTTACTGCAAAGGTGCTTGATTTGGTAGTTTATTCAATGGTCTGCAAAGTTGTGTACTAGTTACAATTCAAATTTAATTGACTTTTAGGTACCATGCCCCTGTATCAGCTCTGATACTTTTCTCTGAACATAAAAGCACTTCTATGCCTTTAAAACTAACTGTTGAACTGGACTCACTAgtgcacatctatagtcccagctacttgtgaggctgaggtaggaggatcccttgagcccaggagttctaggctcaAGTGTGCCTGATAGAGCCTGTcaatagccactgtactctagcctgggcaacatggtgagatcctgtctcttttaaaaaaaaaaaaaaaaaagttgattgaTAAAATTTTACTTGTATTCATTTCCACAAATTGAACGTTTTTCAGTGATATTTactctaatatttttttttctctcttgccccCTATTCAATCCATCCCaagtatttttcttctaaaattgggGAGTGAAAGACAGGTAAGCAGGCATATATTTCCTAATTCACTTTTCTTTCGGAGGTTTTCATTATGTTTTAAGATACTCACTCCCACATATTAAAATGACTCATTTATAATTTAAAGTTAACTTTAATCTTGATGTATTAAAGGTTCCCTCCTTCCAAATATTTGCTGCTAGCTTCAAATGAGGCTGTCATTGTGTTAATATTTAAAGTCTAAaagatgaaacaaaatgaaagtgacaaaaaagatatatttacTTATCCATTCTTTCACATTTAGAGCTTCAGTGCTGTAGGGAAGAAGTACTAGGCAACTGCTATAATTTTACCTCTCCGCTGGTCATCctcacaaaagcaaagaaatactAGAGATCTTCATACATAAGCCAGGGTAAGAAACAAGGGAgataaaaaagaggaataaaaaacaGATAATTGGGATAGAGAGGTGAAGACAGATATAGCAGGCAgtcaattatttctttataatttgccCTAACAAGGATAATACATATTCTATTTAAAAGCCCCACAATAAGTTTAAGAAGATAAAATGGAGGCTAGAGCATTAGCATGGTATTGTAGAAACAGTAGAGGCTTTTGGGCCAAAATACTTAAGTTTAAATACAGACTCTAACACTTCCTAACTTTCTGAACTTACTGTTTTATTTAAGTCAATCTTTCCCACTCAATCTTCCCCAGTAGACTAAGCTCTATAATGACAGGAACCCTGTCTCCTTGTTCACTCTTGTAAGCCTAGCACCTAGCACGATGCTTGGTAAATAGTAAGGACTTCAGTAAGTAACTGTAGAACAAATGACAAATAATTTCAAGCAAGTTGTTCCACCTCtgaatctattttttaatatgtaaatgaatacaataaaatttatatttcataaaaactCTGCcaagtttttatgtatttaaagtaTCCAGGAGAGCATCTTCTGTCACCAAATGTTTAATTTAGCATTCTCTAGGTGGTCTGCAATagcataaatcaataaatgcgattaatgtttttaaaacaccaaCACCTCTTCTTTCGTACCTCATATTCATATGGATTATAACATTGCATGTACTCACGCCTGCTTCAAAGGCTTTTCCTCTTTAGTGCCTATGATaggctgtgaggattaaatgagataatgcaagtAAATTACTTGGCAATGTGATTAACACGTGGTtagaactcaataaatgtaagtttttctttttaccttaagTTTAAATGGTACTTGGTGTCTAGTGACTAAACATACTTAAGACTCAAATGCAGTTTGATATAAACCAAACTGATTGTTATGGCTGCAGAGAGATCAGCTACAGGACTAATCTGGAAGAGTTTACCTAAAATGATACTTCCCAGTTCTAATGGTTACTACAACTTCTCTTCTATTCAATCCAAAGCTGCCTTATAATTTCAAATGAAAGGCCAGAACTTAGAAGGGAAAAAACAGCCTTGCCACCAAttcccctcccttttctttttgaaacagaggaATATTAGTATTTGATTCTAATTCTTCAGAGTCTAGATATTAGAATTATAATAAgcaaggaagaaaacattttctccctttGCTCTACTagctttaaaatacttttttaagattaaaatgcTTCAAAGGTGTACATTAAATACCTAATTTAACTACACAGTTGATATTAATCAGATTTTGCTTGTATGTCATGCATCATAAAATCTGATATAGAATTTTCTCATCAGCTCATCATTTTAAATCTTAAGAACATTTATGTATACTTTTCACGCCTTAAAATGGTcattctgtctgaaaaaaatattaaagtgaaATTTCAATAGGTATTTGGAGTTGTTCTCTTTAGAAAACAGATTGCTGCAAATATTTACATTCACATAAACCAGAGTCAAATTGGTCAGCTCTGAACACTAGATTCTATAATCAACTACCTAGAAAAAGGGAATCTTCTGGGTATGTCTGTTAATTTAGGAAGCAATTTCAGTTAGCAATCAGGGTAGGATTCAgaggaaaataatgtaaataaattactTACTTTTGCAAATAATTCTTGCTGCTGTCTCAATAACTCTTCTTCAGGAATGCCAAGGTTTTCCAAACGAGAACtggcctttcttctttttaatgctaCTGTTTTACACTCTTGCAAGACTTCTTTTACTTCACTGATGTAGGAGCCAAATCCCAAACTTTCTAGtgctagagaaatgaaaatattaaaatgtgaaaggGTGATAAAATATAGCTTTCCCCAACCTGTGGAACATAAAGTTTTTGTGGACTTTTCTTTAGGGGAGGGGAATGTTTTGctgttttctaataattttacctattttataGTTGTACAACAATTGTCTGGGCAGCcaagacaaatattttatcaatCTGCTAAAAATTAGGTGGCAAATCAGTTAAAACTTGAAGAACCAAGGCACATGCCTTCACTTTTCattctgactaatttttaaaagaccaaagcATTTCCTGTAAGcgaggagaaaaaaatagtccATTATAAGAACATATGGTTTtagtaagaaaatacattttgtgtCATTTGACTTAGAAAAAGTAGGCTGGTAACACATTCTCTACTAAGTTCTGGTAGGACAGAATAAAAGAagagaagtttttcttttgtccaATATACCAACAGGAAGCTATTTTTAGCAGATACTCAAACTGCcaagtttaaaaaatactggtGGAAATGAAAGTCATGAAATTCAGCACTTAAGAGTCAGCCAACAGGTTTCTCTTGAAAACGAAActtaacaggaaaaataaaaacatatttaaatgatGTGGCAAAAAACTGAGATGAAAGAAGACTATAAGGAGATAAGAAgcattaataaaaaatttttctccccttttcatatttagaaaggaaattttataaggaaaaaaaaagtgggctgggcatggtagctcatgcctgtaattccagcactttgggaggccaaggtgggaggatctctttaGTCCAGAAGTTCACGACCaccctggcaacatggcaagacctcctctctacaaaaaaaaaaaaaaaaaaaaattagtcaagtgtggtggctcgtgcctatggttccagctacttaggaggttgaggtgagaggattgctcgAGTTCAGGAGATTGATGATGTCATGAGCCATGACtttactgtactccagcctggatgacagagcaagaccctgtctcaaaaaaaaacaaaaacaaaaacaaaaaaaaaccacacactcTAAATACCTTCTGTAATCCAGAAAAGACAAGGCATAAAATTTCCTTTTGGCTCACAGTATTTAAAATCATATCTTATAATTTTGGTACATTGACTAATGCCCCAAAGGCATATTTTGTATTGTGAACCAATGATGAAACATAGGTGGTGAAAAACACAGTAAATCAATTTAGGTCATCAGTTCTTGAAGTCTTTCAGGCATTACGTTGAACCAGACTCCTTTTAGTATATACGCTCTCACTTCTAACTTCAGGAATTTGCTCTTCTGGGACAATGTCAAATATACCTTTACAAATCTACATGCCCATGCAAACTGgtttttaagacattttaaatgatttacaactttaattatttcaaatgttaaGCTGTTTTCATCAACCTTCTTTAGAAATAACCTGATGCCAAAAAGCATAGTACTGTCCTATAATTAACTCACCTCCCCTGACCTCCCTAAAAACTTCAGAAAGGCATTATTCTAAGTTCTGTATATCAAATTCGCCAACAtggccgtgcacagtggctcacgcttataatcccagcactttgggaggccgaggcgggcagatcattaggtcaggaaattgagaccatcctggctaacacggtgaaaccctgtctctactaaaaatacaaaaaattaactgggcgtggtggtgggtgcctgtagtcccagctactcgggaggctgaggtgggaagagtttgtgttcaggagtttgaggccacagtgaactatgactgtggcactgcactccaacctgggtgagagagcaagaccctgcctcttaattaaaaataaaacaataaatatcacATTGTTATTAGTTTCAGGGTTGTGGGAATCAACAGGTAATTAATACAAGGCATTtaacagtgtctagcacataagAATCACTTAACCAACTCAGACTACGtatttctcatctttattttttattttattttttatcttattttaaatgtaaaagagtACCCTCATAAGTGTACAGCTAAAAATGAAGGTATAGCTATACAATATCATATTTAAATTCAAGCTCGACaggtatatttataaaatactacatttataaaattaacaaatcaaCACAATGGAGAGACAACCCTTCAAAATACCATAAATTACTACACCAGACATTAAGGAAATCCAAAacagccggccatggtggctcatgcctgtaatccccgcactttggaaggccaaggtgcaGGGATTATTTGAAGTcgggagttagaggccagcctggctcacatggtgacacattgtctctacaaaaaatacaaaaatgagccagacgtggtggcatacgcctgtaatcccagctactcaggaggctaaggcatgacgatcgcttgtacctgggaggcagagtttgtagtgagccgagatcacaccactgcactccagcctgacagcgtgaccctgtctcaaaaaaaagaaaaaagaaaaccaatccaagctattttttttaaccatggagggcttggattaaaaaaaaaatttaaatatataactacctttaaaaacatttaaggcTGAGAACACTGCTTTCAAGAAACTGGCAAGTAGGTCCAaggttaatatttaattttattcaaagaaTTGCCATATGTAAAAACTATACTCTCAATAAAATGGTTGAAAAGGAGCAGCCACAAATTTAATTCCAAAATTGCATTGACTTTAATTTTAAACACATTTGGCAAACAGATATCAATAACTAGACATAATACCTTCTAAATAGGGAGATATTTTACATCATTTGCTTTCATGTATTAGTTATCATACACAGAGAGAATATTAAAGGATAAAGGAAATGGCTCCCAAGCAGGGCCACCATTTACGGTTATGTAGGCTATTCAGTACACAACATACTACAAGGCCATTCTTATTGTAAATATCATAAATTCGTATGTTTACTGTGATACTTTTTCTGGCAGACAGTAGGAATGCTTTTTAAGGAAGGAGTGCCTTTTTCTAATTTGTACAAAGGGACCTTATGGATTATTGATGGCTCTATTTCTAAGGATCTTatctttctaaaacagaaaaatttttttaaaaaacttgtggGTAAAACTAACACACATCACTATCTGTCACCCTATGCCGTGCATCTTAAAACTACAACCAGAAAAGTCCATAGTGTATATTAGGGGAAAAAATATGTAGCACATTTTTCAGCTTAAGAGACAGATGTTAACAAGACAgctattcaaaaaacaaaaaaaaaagtgaaaatttctTCCAAGCAACAATAATCTTCATATAGGCTTATCTTATTTTACAAACTGATGTACTCCTGAAAGGTTCTGTCATAACATGAATTTATGTGAACTACTTCATACTTCATATgcataaaacatgtttttcatttttaaaattatgtgatatACAGTACCttttaaatactatataaatCAGCATTCTctaatttctccattttcttttgcttgtggGAAGGAAGGGACTAATGTAtttcacataaaatacattaagaGGATGTAGGCCAAAGTGACTTCTTGGCTCATTAGCCTGGCAAAGGTTTCTGAAGACCCTTAAGAACCATGTCCTCCATGGTATCACTACTGGAAATCTTGGACAACAATGAGAGACTAATGGCAGGGAAGGAATTGAGTATCATTTATCTTAATATCCTTAGTAGTATCTAGCACAATGCCAAATACTTGATAGTATTCAGTAAGTAATTGTAGGGTGGcagaaggaaaatagaaacaaaagatacattaattttaagaaaagtattaataaaatcctaacttgaaaagcatttgatTATGTGATAAATTTTGCAGTGCAAATTAGATGTGTCCCTTCGGAAAAAATATCTGTATGAATGATTATTTACTACTCATGTCCACTTTCCAACACAGACTGTGGTTTAGGCTTTAAAGCAaaggttctcaaagtgtggtccatggactTATGCCGGAACAGCTCCTAATGGTTAACATTAGTTAACCATGGAAATTCAACGCATTTAAGTACCTTCATTGCAatttgacaaaataattttatgtctatTGAATCTAATAGTAAAAAGTTAAGTGTTGGTCTTTTCCTCATCTTTTCCAGTGATCCATTTTCATGTTATCTTACAAAGGTACCAGTGTGAGACggacaggaatttttaaaaaattccttcaaCATAAGACAGCTTGGAGCAACTCAGTGGCTGAAGATGTAAATTCTCAGATACTCTCAAACTTTTACTACTTCCAGTTACAATTCTCATAAATGGGAGGGGAGATATTTCATGTAAGGTTCTCAACCCCTGACTAATTCTCAAAAATTACAAGTAATACCTGAAATCAAGtattatttatacataaataagaaaaccTTAGTTAAAAGATTTACCTAAGGTTAAAGAATTCTCAGTGCAGAACTTAAGCTGACTCTCAATGTCAATTCTTTCTATAAGGTGACAGAACATGTTAGAACTCATTCAAGAATACATGTTCACAAAAAACTGCAATAAAATAGGAACACCTTTTATAGCTTAGAACTCCCTCTATTCACATATCTATGATCTTCAATACCAAGTCTACTTTCTTAAACtcaaaataagcaaaacagaaaaaaaatttttttaaactaagttaTTTAATAGATTTACTGGTGATCAAATTGGTTCAACTTTAACTTGCATTTTACAGAACTATCTCAGAATGCTTAATTTGTTCAGACAAGATAAAGcaaggtgggaaatgaacaagtGAAATGTCCTAAAGCAAAGTCCAGTTCATTAAACTTACCACTAAAAACTCAAACTTCAACATGTGAGAATCATAccactttaaaatgtacattatttatTCCACTTGGATATAGTCTACATTCCTAATCAATGCtgacagaaaagtataaaaatgtcCTATCTATTATGATTAGTGTACAGGAACACACTTCAAACACCTAAAACATATAAACCttaagaatttctttaaaaatttaacctctcaaaacaaaacttctTTGGAATAATTAAGCAATATGAgattataaatgtataaagtCTACAACCCCAATTAGGGAGAATTCTTGGGCGAAAATGTAGATTCTTATCCACCTAACAATAgcataatacaaaaaaaagaggtaaaatttTAAGACTATAACACGTCAATACatgattttcaaaaacaaatcatCTTCATTACACAATGGAAATGCTTTTTCACTATAGCTTTCTGACTCACACATTAAACTGAATTTAGCATATTCCAAAGTTGAATTATTTAGCATACTGCTTGCTACAGCTGCACTTCTATTCCATCATGTCAATCAGAAATCTAAATATATCCTAGAAAAGAATTAACTCTCCCCAAGAAGACAGACTGTAATGTGTTATTAGGTTTTTGGAACGATCCCCACTTCTGTAGTGTAAACAAATATTTAGGCAGACCCTGTTGAAATCTTTTGCAATTTTCATTAGAAAGGCAATGTTGATAAaaagttctttttcctttttatgagtTGTAAAAAGAAATTACAGCTATCTGTGCTGGATAATCTTGTGAAAGACTTATGACAGCAATCACACatacaatgtaaaaataaatacacaagagaaaaaacagacaaCTTGGCTTTCATTTTACTTGCTAGAGTATTCAGCAcatcaagtagaaaaaaaaaaaaaaacaactagtaCTAGTTTTAAGAATCAAATATGCTTTTTCCTAGGGATTTTTCTCCTTATGTACTGAAATGgcaggatatattttaaaactactttcAAGACGTCATAAAGGATTAAAAATCAATCATTTAATCCTTTTGTCAATACTGACAGTAAAATATTGGATATGGTCAACAGAAGCAGATGTGTTCTCTACTTCAGTACAACAGgcaagtcacattttaaaaagttaaagtataaaaattaagtGACAGACAACCACCTGCCTaccaaaatgattaaaattaaccattttttcCCTGGTTTCACAAGCAATCAATACTTTTAATTAGATTATTACGAAAGGCAAGTTCTCACTTCAAATTGAGAACAACTCTTTCACAAGAGTACATGTAAAAATATCGCAAAAGGTACATTCCCGAAACATTATGACTAGTAAATATGTTTCTCCTCTCTGAAACCATTAGAATACAGTCCCCCAAATCCCTATTACGGGACCACAACCTTTTCAGGATAAAAGAAACTGTTGAAGCTTTCAGAAGTGCTGTTCAATAAAAGCCTAAGTGTATGCATCCAAATAAGAATGACAGCAGGAAAGGACGGGGAAATtttccgttaaaaaaaaaaaacttgcataaACTTTCAatcaaagattttaaaacttaTCTCCACAGAATAGAACAAAGCAAACGACATAAaggcaaacaaaaagaaaaaaacaaaaatttaaagttcACCCTTTTCTTACAGAATGGACCAGGAGTGCTTTCGTAACTCATTCATGAACGTACCATCAAACCATTTTTAGAGCAGAAAACATACCTCCTTTTATTCAACAACGATAAACTTGACAACGTTGAACACATTGtatattaagaattttttaactCATGTGTTCAGAAAATAAATCTTTTCCTCTACATTGGTGAAAGGTCAGGTGGGGAAGGGGCGCTCTGTCTCCATCCATGCTTGAAGTTCCTCtgtctgaatttttaattttccaaggGAGAACTTCTGCGTTCCTTAATTATTATCTAAGTTCAACTTCAGGCAAGCAATTCCTGTTGCTTCGGCTTACCTGGCTGTAAAGTGAGATCACTCTTTATGTTTTGGGGACGTTGACCTAAATGTTTGCACTCCTTAACGTGTATTCGCTAGATGAAAAGTACTGCAAGAATGCTACAAAGGGATTGTTTTTAAAGCACGGGCTACCTACATGCCAGTCTGGCTTTTTCATTAAGTTACTTACCAGTGAAGAGGAATGAAGGCTTTGACATGAAAGCGTCACGCGATTAGCAGACTGCTCCCCTAGACCCTCATTCAAACCAATTTCCACACATGACTTACCTTGTATGACATGTTCTGGTGAGATGGTCTTCTTTTCCGATTTGTTACAAATCTCATTGGCTTCAGAAGATATAAGGTGAATGAATTCAGTGCAGCAGTTCACCACCAGCTCTCGAGCATCGTTGGCCACCCGGACATTAGGAAGAGTCTCTTTGATCATTTTATTGATAGCAGCTCTGGGGATAGTGAGATCATCATCGTTGCCAGACGAGGAAGCCATAGTACCTTCCTGTTTCTCGCGCCCCGGCTTTTAAAAACTCCCCGGCTCTGGTCCACTACTCCACGGAGATCTCTCAAAAAGCCGCCCTCGGAGAGTGATCCCGGGGGGTGCTTCGCGAAGAGGGTGCAGAAAATGAACGGAGGAGGAGCTGGCTTGAGGGCTGGGAACGCTCGCGTGTGTGAGAGATTTAGGATGAGTTTGGGAAGAAAGTGGGGGCCTGAGGATTCTAGAGAGAGCACAGCCCAGGCTGAGGGGAAAGCGCGGTGGTCCGGAAATTTGAGCGGCTGGGGAACCACCTTCGGGTCTCCTCAGAGGGGCGGGCACTGTCGCCTAACTGGTCCCCAACGGCGTCGAAGCAGAGGCAAGATCCAGGGGCACTGGCCTCGCCGCGGTACCGGGCGGGTACCCAGCGGGCTCGGCTCTATAGAGCCCGAGGCCCcgctgccgctgccgccgccgccagcAGCCGTTGCCGCCGCCTCGGCCAAACCATCCTTCAGACACCCGCGCCGCCGCCTCACAACATGTCCGCCGCTGCCGCTGCTGGAACGGCGACGGCCGCCTGGGAACTAATATggacagagccaggcacagtgggagTCGCAGTGGCTGCCACCGTGGCCGCGTAACCCGAACGCAGATCCTGGAAGCCGAAGCGGCGGCAACGGTGGTCCCTCCAGAGGCCAGGGAAGATTTGCAGGAAGCCGCTCCCGACACCCTTTGCGCCGCCGGAAGCTTCGTTCCTCAGATTTCCCCCTCCCTCCCGGACCGACTTCCGGATGTGGCTGCCGCCCTTCCCCCACCCACGCCGACGGGAGCCGCCCGTTCCCGCTGCCAGCAGCTTCCGCCTGCTGCGGTCCTGGCAAGCACCTCGGGATCCCATTCCTTCACAGGGGCCCTAGCCGGGCAAGCGCGCGCGTCACTGTACCGGAGAGCTCCAAGCACGCGCTTGGTCAGGGGCCCGGACGCTAGATCTGGGAAGGGGTGGTGGCTGGCTAGATGGGCGAGGAAGGATCGTCTCTACCCTCTCTCCAGCAGCTGAGGCCTCCGAACCCATCCCTAGCCGGATTTGGGGACAGAGGAGCGCTGGTATTGATAAAAGAACtctctttgctattcttttaGGAGCCCAAATGAGGATTGAAAGTGAGAAGAATGGGGCCTGGGCTTgggagtgggaggtggggaaAGCACAGAATCCCGTGTGCCTGTTTCTGCGTCGTCTGGAGAGAAAGCTTTTGAAGATGTCTAATAGACCTTATTCGGGTAAAAGCTCTCTAAAgtcctccaccttttttttttttttttactgcgtGGAAAATGAAACAGAGAAGTTACTTGCCTAGAGGCGACTAGGCGACTAAGTCGCCTAATAGATAAGTAGGAGAGTAGAAGTCA
This region of Macaca fascicularis isolate 582-1 chromosome 1, T2T-MFA8v1.1 genomic DNA includes:
- the DR1 gene encoding protein Dr1 translates to MASSSGNDDDLTIPRAAINKMIKETLPNVRVANDARELVVNCCTEFIHLISSEANEICNKSEKKTISPEHVIQALESLGFGSYISEVKEVLQECKTVALKRRKASSRLENLGIPEEELLRQQQELFAKARQQQAELAQQEWLQMQQAAQQAQLAAASASASNQAGSSQDEEDDDDI